The following coding sequences are from one Methanosarcina sp. WWM596 window:
- the glyA gene encoding bifunctional serine hydroxymethyltransferase/L-allo-threonine aldolase yields the protein MSYIEKIDPELFEAIEKEAERQEYKLNLIASENYASRAVMEAQGSIMTNKYAEGYSGKRYYGGCDFVDVAENLAIARAKELFGAKYVNVQPHSGSGSNMAVYFSVLQLGDTIMSMDLSHGGHLSHGSPVSFSGKLYNIVPYGVSKETEALDYDELMKIAKECKPKMIVCGASAYPREIDFKKFREIADEVGAYLLADIAHIAGLVVAGVHPSPVPYADFVTTTTHKTLRGPRGGMIISRTEELAIGVNKAVFPGIQGGPLMHIIAAKAVAFKEAMDEKFRQDQAQTVKNAKVLCSCLRQKGFDIVSGGTDNHLMLVNLNNMNITGKDAEAAMSKAGIIANKNTVPFETRSPFVTSGVRLGTPACTTRGMKEKEMELIADYIETAIKNAGNDALLSEVNGKVRDLCSRFPIYS from the coding sequence ATGTCTTATATTGAAAAAATAGATCCGGAATTGTTCGAGGCTATCGAAAAGGAAGCCGAACGTCAGGAATACAAACTGAACCTGATTGCATCAGAAAACTACGCGAGCAGGGCTGTTATGGAAGCCCAAGGCTCAATCATGACCAATAAGTATGCCGAAGGATATTCCGGCAAGCGCTATTATGGTGGTTGTGATTTTGTTGATGTTGCCGAAAACCTCGCGATTGCCAGGGCAAAGGAACTATTCGGGGCAAAGTATGTGAATGTCCAGCCCCACTCAGGTTCAGGCTCCAACATGGCTGTCTACTTCTCCGTACTGCAGCTTGGGGACACAATCATGTCCATGGACCTCTCTCACGGGGGACACCTTTCTCACGGCAGCCCTGTAAGTTTCTCTGGGAAACTCTATAACATCGTACCTTATGGGGTCAGCAAAGAGACCGAAGCCCTGGACTATGACGAACTCATGAAAATAGCAAAAGAATGCAAACCGAAAATGATCGTATGCGGAGCTTCAGCCTATCCTCGTGAGATCGATTTCAAGAAGTTCAGGGAAATTGCCGATGAAGTAGGAGCTTACCTTCTTGCAGATATTGCCCACATTGCAGGGCTTGTAGTTGCAGGTGTACACCCGAGCCCTGTACCTTATGCAGACTTTGTCACCACCACAACCCACAAGACCCTTCGGGGACCCAGGGGCGGAATGATTATCTCCAGGACCGAAGAGCTTGCAATAGGGGTAAACAAGGCAGTTTTCCCGGGCATCCAGGGTGGTCCCCTTATGCACATCATAGCTGCAAAGGCAGTCGCCTTCAAGGAAGCCATGGATGAAAAATTCAGGCAGGATCAGGCTCAGACAGTGAAGAATGCAAAGGTTCTTTGTTCCTGTTTGAGGCAGAAAGGTTTTGATATTGTTTCCGGTGGCACTGACAACCATCTTATGCTCGTAAATCTTAATAATATGAACATTACAGGCAAGGATGCAGAAGCTGCAATGAGCAAAGCCGGGATCATTGCCAACAAAAACACGGTTCCTTTCGAGACTCGCAGCCCCTTTGTAACCAGCGGAGTAAGGCTTGGGACCCCTGCCTGTACCACAAGGGGTATGAAAGAAAAGGAAATGGAACTGATTGCCGACTACATCGAGACAGCAATCAAGAATGCAGGAAACGATGCTCTGCTGTCGGAAGTCAACGGAAAGGTAAGGGATCTCTGTTCAAGGTTCCCGATTTACAGCTAA
- the purN gene encoding phosphoribosylglycinamide formyltransferase, producing MTVKIAVLVSGRGSNLQAIIDSIEKGYIKNAAVNVVISNKANAYALERARKHGISAVFLDPEGLDRAGYDREILNVLKQYDTDLLLLAGYFRLLGNEIIGAYRHRILNIHPSLLPAFKGLHAQKQAFEYGVKVAGCTVHFVDEGLDSGPIIIQKCVPVLPGDTEELLTARILEQEHIIYPEAVRLFVEGKLKVEGRNVIALK from the coding sequence ATGACGGTAAAGATTGCAGTGCTGGTTTCCGGACGGGGTTCAAATCTCCAGGCGATCATAGATAGCATTGAAAAGGGCTATATAAAGAATGCGGCAGTTAATGTGGTAATTTCCAACAAGGCCAATGCTTATGCGCTCGAACGTGCAAGAAAACACGGAATCAGTGCTGTTTTTCTTGATCCCGAAGGGCTTGACAGAGCCGGATACGATAGAGAAATCCTGAATGTCCTCAAACAATATGATACAGACCTTCTTCTGCTTGCAGGCTATTTCAGGCTTTTAGGAAACGAGATTATTGGGGCATACAGGCACAGGATCCTGAACATACACCCATCTCTTCTTCCGGCTTTTAAAGGGCTTCATGCCCAGAAACAGGCTTTTGAGTACGGAGTAAAAGTTGCAGGCTGTACTGTACATTTTGTAGATGAAGGACTCGATTCCGGACCTATTATCATCCAGAAGTGTGTGCCTGTGCTTCCGGGAGATACTGAAGAGCTTCTCACTGCCAGGATTCTCGAACAGGAGCATATTATCTATCCCGAAGCTGTCAGGCTCTTTGTCGAGGGTAAACTTAAAGTCGAGGGTAGAAATGTAATAGCCCTTAAGTAA
- a CDS encoding IS110 family transposase: MVEVINKACGLDIHKLFFIATILSRSGEKQQQYFYRTPDEILAFKNWVISEKCDVVACESTSDFWVPIYDALIKHLPVIVGNARDMKAFTHKKTDKIDSEFIAQLALNNMVQPSRVFPKNHRTFRSCIRLRHNLVQKRTDIKNEAHAILAPEMFNLKNVLTDIFGKSGRTILAGICSGKSVDQIIASLSPNVRKKSDQIREILDREISQGAAFRLQICLDIIKHLDNEIKILEKEIFNYAYRNHKQEMEILMSVPGIGELGAATLIAEIGDFKDFSSGDKLASWLGLVPNVYQSADKYHNGRITKRGSKEARWILTQIAQAAARTKNSRLKEFFNRKKKSIGHSKAIIALARKIATIIWHLITNEEMYEDETGYKKREIQKRKIVETEIFSVDERIKIMSEIYVIARNDEREST; this comes from the coding sequence TTGGTTGAAGTCATTAACAAAGCTTGTGGTTTAGACATTCACAAACTCTTTTTCATTGCTACAATCCTCAGTAGATCTGGTGAAAAACAACAACAATATTTCTATAGAACCCCTGACGAAATTTTAGCTTTTAAAAACTGGGTTATATCAGAGAAATGTGACGTTGTTGCCTGTGAATCAACGAGTGACTTTTGGGTTCCGATTTATGATGCGTTGATAAAACATCTACCTGTTATAGTTGGAAATGCCCGAGATATGAAGGCGTTTACACACAAAAAAACAGATAAGATCGATTCCGAATTCATCGCACAACTTGCATTGAATAATATGGTTCAACCATCAAGAGTTTTCCCAAAAAACCATAGAACATTTCGTTCATGTATCCGGCTTCGCCATAACCTTGTACAAAAAAGAACAGATATAAAAAATGAAGCTCACGCCATACTCGCACCTGAAATGTTTAATCTGAAGAATGTGCTAACAGATATTTTTGGTAAGAGTGGTAGAACAATTTTAGCAGGAATTTGTTCAGGTAAAAGCGTTGACCAGATTATTGCAAGCCTTTCCCCAAATGTTCGTAAAAAAAGTGATCAGATAAGGGAAATTCTGGACAGAGAAATCTCTCAGGGTGCTGCATTCAGGCTTCAGATCTGTCTGGATATCATAAAGCATCTTGACAATGAAATAAAAATTTTGGAAAAAGAAATTTTCAATTATGCGTATAGAAATCATAAGCAAGAAATGGAAATTTTGATGTCTGTTCCAGGAATAGGAGAACTTGGAGCGGCAACTCTTATTGCTGAAATAGGTGATTTCAAAGATTTTTCTTCAGGGGATAAGCTTGCTTCATGGCTTGGACTGGTTCCGAATGTGTACCAATCAGCGGATAAATACCACAACGGAAGAATCACTAAGAGAGGATCTAAGGAAGCAAGGTGGATTCTAACACAGATTGCTCAGGCAGCAGCAAGAACGAAAAATAGCAGGTTAAAAGAGTTTTTCAACAGAAAAAAGAAGTCGATTGGGCATTCAAAGGCGATTATTGCCCTGGCAAGAAAAATTGCAACAATCATATGGCATCTGATCACAAACGAGGAGATGTATGAAGATGAAACTGGATATAAAAAGAGGGAAATTCAAAAGAGAAAGATAGTTGAGACTGAGATATTCTCAGTTGATGAAAGGATCAAAATAATGAGTGAAATATATGTAATTGCGAGAAATGACGAAAGAGAGAGTACGTGA
- a CDS encoding transcriptional regulator, with translation MTKEVLIHQIIDVLSRAGFALSDRCNIRPRSFDVAARKDETLLLCKVLFNIDGLNEETAREMKYLAEYLGGSAIVVGAKTRDQLLEDSVVYMRYDILALSVQTLHDYFVENIQPLVSAAPGGLYVSIEGDLLKKARTDHSMSLGTLASMVGVSRRTISKYEEEGMDASIDVVLQLEDIFRIELARPIDILKSCGSRKPRKKAESEKEEPQAKKNVLLPEDLILNTISMLGYDVLHTAQAPFKAISRDKSSVILTGVSEFNTTVIKRAHLMSSLSCITETQSVFIINGRSKLKSVENTVLIEKKELDNISDSQELLDFIEERKETRDGT, from the coding sequence ATGACAAAAGAAGTTCTCATACATCAAATTATTGATGTATTATCACGTGCAGGTTTTGCACTCTCTGATCGTTGTAACATACGCCCCAGGAGCTTTGACGTTGCCGCACGTAAAGATGAAACACTATTACTTTGCAAGGTTTTATTTAACATTGACGGCCTGAACGAAGAAACAGCAAGGGAGATGAAATATCTTGCTGAGTATCTCGGAGGTTCCGCTATCGTTGTTGGAGCCAAAACAAGGGACCAGCTGCTTGAAGACAGTGTTGTCTACATGCGCTATGATATCCTTGCCCTTAGTGTCCAGACCCTCCATGACTACTTTGTCGAAAATATCCAGCCTCTGGTTTCAGCAGCACCTGGAGGGCTTTATGTCTCAATAGAAGGAGATCTCCTGAAGAAGGCAAGGACGGACCATTCCATGTCTCTTGGGACCCTGGCTTCCATGGTGGGAGTTTCGAGAAGGACTATCAGCAAATATGAAGAAGAAGGCATGGATGCATCCATTGATGTAGTTCTCCAGCTTGAAGATATTTTCCGGATCGAACTGGCAAGGCCCATAGATATCCTGAAATCCTGCGGGAGCAGAAAGCCAAGGAAGAAAGCAGAGTCTGAAAAGGAAGAACCCCAGGCAAAAAAGAATGTACTTTTGCCGGAAGACCTTATCCTCAATACGATTTCAATGCTCGGATATGATGTCCTTCATACTGCACAGGCACCTTTCAAGGCTATCTCAAGAGACAAGTCTTCAGTTATCCTTACAGGGGTCAGCGAGTTTAACACAACAGTAATCAAACGGGCTCATTTGATGAGCAGCCTCTCCTGTATTACAGAAACTCAGTCCGTATTCATTATTAACGGGCGATCTAAACTGAAGTCAGTCGAAAATACGGTGCTGATAGAAAAGAAAGAACTTGACAATATAAGTGATTCTCAGGAGCTTCTTGATTTCATAGAGGAGCGCAAGGAAACTCGGGACGGTACATAA
- a CDS encoding tRNA(Ile)(2)-agmatinylcytidine synthase — MIIGIDDTDSNEGMCTTYLGALLLEELQEYGTVEALPLLVRLNPTIPYKTRGNAAVALKLKTVFPEKVIAHVTSRIEELARMECEKTNPGAVFILEDDYESLKPVLMSFLEEAVKNVIEIEKAKNLINELRITSKSFKNGRGLIGALAACGAMLNPEEWDCTFEHLAYRQKEKWGTPRDVDKKSFFEADRETYPETWDTVDLTNRLVVCVPHSADPVLFGIRGENPEIVNKAAALIRTEPVERFAVYRTNQGTDMHLLPAENIAKIRDMHSYTFEGTVSAAPKTLEGGHVIFAVRDGEGDEIDCAAFEPTKNFRSLIRKLVPGDLIILSGSVTSGTLNIEKIEIKALASVCREENPKCPECGKHMKSAGQSQGFRCKMCGTLSLSKVKYKIERDLEPGLYEVPPCARRHLAKPLAREKRQDIKLHPAR, encoded by the coding sequence ATGATCATCGGAATTGACGATACGGACTCAAATGAAGGTATGTGCACCACATATCTGGGAGCCCTGCTGCTGGAAGAATTGCAGGAATATGGTACTGTAGAAGCCCTGCCCCTCCTTGTGCGCTTGAATCCTACCATTCCCTACAAAACAAGAGGAAATGCAGCAGTAGCCCTGAAACTTAAAACTGTCTTCCCTGAAAAAGTAATTGCGCATGTAACATCCAGAATAGAGGAACTTGCACGTATGGAGTGCGAAAAAACTAATCCTGGAGCCGTATTTATTCTGGAGGACGATTATGAGAGCCTCAAACCTGTCCTCATGAGTTTTCTGGAAGAGGCTGTAAAGAACGTAATTGAAATAGAGAAAGCAAAGAACCTGATCAATGAACTGAGAATTACCTCTAAGAGCTTCAAGAATGGAAGGGGACTCATAGGCGCTCTTGCAGCCTGTGGAGCAATGCTGAACCCTGAAGAGTGGGACTGTACATTCGAGCATCTGGCATACAGGCAGAAGGAAAAATGGGGAACTCCGAGGGATGTTGATAAAAAAAGTTTTTTTGAAGCTGACCGGGAAACCTACCCTGAAACCTGGGATACTGTAGATCTTACAAACCGGCTCGTTGTCTGCGTGCCTCACTCAGCAGATCCGGTATTATTTGGGATAAGAGGAGAAAACCCTGAGATAGTTAATAAAGCTGCAGCCCTGATCCGGACAGAGCCTGTTGAGCGCTTTGCTGTGTACAGGACAAACCAGGGAACGGACATGCATCTCCTGCCAGCAGAGAATATCGCTAAAATCAGAGACATGCATTCTTATACGTTTGAAGGTACAGTCTCGGCAGCCCCGAAAACCCTTGAAGGAGGACACGTTATCTTTGCTGTCCGGGACGGGGAAGGAGACGAAATAGACTGTGCAGCCTTCGAACCAACCAAGAACTTCAGGTCGCTTATCCGAAAACTGGTGCCTGGGGACCTGATCATCCTTTCAGGGAGTGTCACTTCCGGGACTTTGAACATTGAAAAAATAGAAATTAAAGCTCTTGCCTCCGTATGCAGGGAAGAAAACCCTAAGTGCCCTGAGTGCGGAAAACACATGAAGTCTGCAGGTCAGAGTCAGGGGTTCCGCTGCAAAATGTGCGGGACGCTCTCCCTTTCAAAAGTAAAATATAAGATCGAGAGAGACCTTGAGCCAGGGCTCTATGAAGTCCCCCCCTGTGCCAGGAGACACCTCGCAAAGCCGCTGGCAAGAGAAAAACGCCAGGATATAAAACTTCATCCTGCGCGGTAA
- a CDS encoding NAD+ synthase, translated as MDLEKAQNRIIDFLRNRTGKAGANGAIVGISGGIDSALTATLAVKALGKDRVLGLHMPESSLTPATDSEDAKTLANWLGIEYRTIDISGIVSAFMDAVPESESADRLTRGNLKARTRMSLLYFHANQLNRMVIGTGNKTEILLGYYTKYGDGGVDLEPIGGLYKTEVWELSRRLGIPEPLITKKPSAGLWVGQTDEAELGISYVKIDEVLRMLEEGTESKKIQDNVGISAEQLSSVTRRIERNEHKRKAPPVPEL; from the coding sequence ATGGACCTTGAAAAAGCACAGAACAGGATTATTGATTTTCTTCGGAACAGGACTGGCAAAGCAGGTGCAAACGGGGCAATTGTAGGCATCAGCGGAGGAATTGACTCCGCCCTTACCGCAACTCTTGCTGTAAAAGCTCTGGGAAAAGACAGGGTTCTTGGCCTCCACATGCCCGAAAGCAGCCTTACCCCTGCTACTGACAGCGAAGATGCAAAAACTCTTGCCAACTGGCTCGGGATTGAGTATCGGACAATTGACATCTCAGGCATTGTTTCGGCTTTCATGGATGCTGTTCCAGAGAGCGAATCCGCAGACCGGCTCACCAGAGGCAACCTGAAGGCAAGAACCCGGATGTCCCTCCTGTACTTCCACGCAAACCAGCTGAACCGCATGGTCATCGGGACAGGAAATAAAACCGAGATCCTTCTTGGTTATTACACGAAGTACGGAGACGGGGGAGTCGACCTTGAGCCAATAGGCGGGCTTTACAAGACCGAGGTATGGGAACTTTCCCGCAGGCTGGGAATCCCGGAGCCTCTCATTACCAAAAAACCGTCTGCAGGATTATGGGTAGGCCAGACCGATGAAGCAGAACTTGGTATTTCTTACGTAAAGATCGATGAGGTGCTCAGGATGCTTGAAGAAGGCACTGAGTCCAAAAAAATTCAGGATAATGTGGGGATTTCTGCTGAACAGCTCAGCTCTGTTACCAGACGCATTGAGAGAAACGAACATAAACGAAAAGCTCCACCTGTGCCGGAACTATAA
- a CDS encoding CDC48 family AAA ATPase: protein MEEIQLKVEKAYPIDLGRGIIRLDPTALLKLQLSPGDIVEIKGKKKTTAKVWRADRQDWEQGIVRIDNFIRQNAGVSIGEKVTITKVEAPEAKKLILALPESMTQGGPELQFGEHANEIIKRHILKRPVFRGDIIPIINSMSQPMTESLTTSQVIPLVAVETDPANTIVLITEATTIELRKKPVQGYEKATRGVTTYEDIGGLGQEIMRVREMIEMPMKHPELFAHLNIEPPKGVILYGPPGTGKTLIAKAVANESGASFHYIAGPEIVGKFYGESEERLRKIFEDATQDAPSVIFIDEIDSIAPKRENVTGEVERRVVAQLLTLLDGMEERGQVVVIGATNRVDAIDPALRRPGRFDREIHIGVPDTKDRYEILQIHTRGMPIEKDEETRMSEPESEVEIEAGTEVEAEIEAEIEVDEAAIDREKKEKTNLYLMYLAERTQGFVGADLLALVQEAAMRCLRESLPDLDLEKETIPPERLEKIVVTKKNFEDALMEAEPSALREIFVEMPSVGWDDVGGLNEAKNSIVEAVEWPIKNPEKFIQMGIKAPKGILLYGPPGTGKTLIAQAVAKESNANFISVKGPEMFSKWLGESEKAIRETFKKARQVAPCVVFFDEIDSIAAMQGVDTDSRASERVLNQLLTEMDGLETLKDVVIIAATNRPNLLDPAIIRPGRFDRLVYVGAPDRKGRMRIFKIHTKNTPLAEDVDLEILASITEGYVGADIEAVCREAVMFALRENFDIKEIEMRHFREALKKVKPTISENIAQFYEKIEEQFKGGQRPVETAGLVGYR from the coding sequence ATGGAAGAAATACAGTTGAAGGTTGAAAAGGCATATCCTATAGACCTTGGAAGAGGAATTATCCGGCTTGACCCTACAGCGCTACTGAAACTTCAGCTCTCTCCCGGTGACATTGTGGAGATAAAGGGGAAAAAAAAGACCACAGCAAAGGTATGGAGAGCGGACAGGCAGGATTGGGAACAGGGAATAGTGCGTATTGACAATTTCATCCGGCAAAATGCCGGAGTTTCCATAGGGGAGAAAGTGACCATTACAAAGGTCGAAGCCCCGGAAGCAAAAAAGCTTATTCTGGCACTTCCGGAAAGCATGACTCAGGGTGGACCTGAGCTGCAGTTTGGGGAACATGCAAATGAGATCATAAAGCGGCATATCCTGAAAAGGCCTGTGTTCAGGGGAGACATAATTCCAATTATAAACTCAATGTCTCAGCCGATGACTGAGTCCCTGACAACAAGCCAGGTAATTCCCCTGGTTGCTGTTGAGACTGACCCTGCCAATACCATTGTCCTGATTACGGAAGCCACAACTATCGAGCTCCGGAAAAAACCGGTACAGGGCTACGAAAAAGCGACTCGAGGAGTCACCACCTACGAAGACATCGGCGGGCTGGGGCAGGAGATCATGCGCGTTCGGGAAATGATAGAGATGCCGATGAAGCACCCGGAACTCTTTGCCCACCTTAATATAGAGCCTCCAAAGGGAGTTATTCTCTACGGCCCACCCGGTACCGGAAAAACCCTTATTGCAAAAGCCGTGGCAAACGAATCCGGGGCAAGCTTCCATTACATTGCAGGTCCTGAAATTGTGGGGAAGTTCTACGGGGAAAGCGAAGAAAGATTAAGGAAGATCTTTGAAGATGCAACCCAAGATGCGCCTTCAGTTATTTTCATTGATGAGATCGATTCCATTGCCCCTAAAAGGGAAAACGTAACTGGGGAAGTGGAAAGACGAGTTGTTGCCCAGCTCCTTACTCTTCTTGACGGGATGGAGGAAAGAGGACAGGTCGTGGTAATAGGGGCTACTAACCGTGTGGATGCAATTGACCCCGCACTCAGGAGACCAGGCCGCTTTGACAGGGAAATTCATATTGGTGTGCCGGACACCAAAGACAGGTACGAGATCCTGCAGATTCACACACGGGGCATGCCAATTGAGAAAGACGAAGAAACCAGGATGTCTGAGCCTGAATCTGAAGTAGAAATCGAAGCCGGAACTGAAGTCGAAGCTGAAATTGAAGCTGAAATCGAAGTTGATGAAGCTGCAATAGACAGGGAAAAGAAAGAGAAGACAAACCTGTATCTTATGTACCTGGCTGAGAGGACTCAGGGCTTTGTGGGTGCAGATCTTCTGGCTCTCGTGCAGGAAGCAGCAATGCGTTGTCTCAGGGAAAGCCTGCCGGATCTTGACCTCGAAAAAGAAACAATTCCTCCTGAACGCCTGGAAAAGATTGTTGTAACTAAAAAGAACTTCGAAGATGCCCTGATGGAAGCCGAACCCTCAGCTCTGAGAGAGATCTTTGTTGAGATGCCTTCGGTTGGCTGGGATGATGTGGGCGGCCTGAATGAAGCAAAGAATTCGATTGTTGAAGCTGTTGAATGGCCCATTAAAAACCCGGAAAAGTTTATCCAGATGGGCATAAAAGCTCCAAAGGGAATCCTGCTCTACGGCCCTCCCGGTACTGGTAAGACCCTGATAGCACAGGCTGTTGCCAAAGAGTCAAATGCCAATTTCATAAGCGTCAAAGGGCCGGAGATGTTTTCGAAATGGCTTGGAGAGTCGGAAAAAGCAATTCGGGAAACCTTCAAGAAAGCAAGGCAGGTTGCTCCCTGTGTTGTCTTCTTTGATGAGATCGACTCCATTGCTGCGATGCAGGGTGTGGACACGGACAGCCGGGCTTCGGAAAGGGTACTCAACCAGCTGCTGACCGAAATGGACGGGCTTGAGACTCTCAAAGACGTGGTCATAATTGCCGCAACTAACCGCCCTAACCTGCTTGACCCTGCAATCATCCGTCCGGGGCGTTTTGACAGGCTGGTTTACGTTGGGGCACCTGACCGTAAAGGCAGGATGAGGATCTTTAAGATCCACACAAAGAATACTCCTCTTGCAGAGGATGTGGACCTTGAAATCCTTGCCAGTATAACAGAGGGGTATGTGGGTGCTGACATAGAAGCGGTATGTAGAGAAGCCGTAATGTTTGCCCTAAGGGAAAACTTTGACATCAAAGAAATTGAGATGAGGCACTTCAGAGAAGCCCTTAAGAAAGTAAAACCCACAATTTCCGAAAACATTGCCCAGTTCTATGAGAAGATAGAGGAGCAGTTTAAGGGAGGTCAGAGACCGGTAGAGACAGCTGGACTTGTGGGATACAGGTAA
- a CDS encoding PRC-barrel domain-containing protein gives MSKVFAKNLLFNKQVMATDGTEIGTLSNIVVEIKGGNIIDLMVSPNPTFDISRYKKEDNYILIPFDSVSAIKDYIIVDKMKARA, from the coding sequence ATGTCTAAAGTATTTGCAAAAAACCTCCTCTTCAATAAACAGGTGATGGCTACCGACGGAACGGAGATAGGAACGCTGAGCAACATTGTAGTCGAAATCAAAGGAGGAAATATCATTGATCTTATGGTCAGCCCCAATCCCACCTTTGATATTTCAAGATACAAAAAAGAAGATAACTATATCCTGATTCCTTTCGACTCCGTAAGCGCCATCAAGGACTATATTATAGTAGACAAAATGAAAGCAAGGGCATGA
- a CDS encoding pentapeptide repeat-containing protein: protein MTLREELKQLGDNTKKDAKQIYEKVKQYPLISLFFIIAVLLLIALPHWQVSGINNAIEKVTQENQSRATLAQILGGVAIGIGLYYTWRRITIAEEDLKVTQENLKVTQKNLKVSQEGQITERFTRAVEQLGAIDQSGNPAIEIRLGGIYALERISTESEKDYWPIIEILTAYVRKNSSVENQSNENFLTTGYISMDIQANESTHNEVPEVNSLSLDIEAVITVLGRSKHRYMDKESKCLNLKNTFFKWLTLKDAHFEGTNFSNAHFEGAVLKNAHFEQTDLFRVYFEHGFLIEAHFEHAIL from the coding sequence ATGACATTAAGAGAGGAGTTGAAACAGCTTGGTGATAATACCAAAAAAGATGCGAAACAAATCTATGAGAAGGTAAAACAATACCCGTTGATTAGCCTATTTTTCATAATCGCTGTATTGCTATTAATTGCACTTCCACATTGGCAAGTATCCGGAATAAATAACGCTATAGAAAAAGTCACTCAAGAAAATCAGTCCCGTGCAACATTAGCTCAAATACTAGGTGGTGTAGCTATCGGTATTGGGCTTTACTACACATGGCGACGAATTACTATTGCTGAGGAAGATCTGAAAGTTACTCAGGAAAATCTAAAAGTTACTCAAAAGAATCTAAAAGTTTCCCAAGAAGGCCAGATTACCGAACGTTTTACTCGGGCTGTTGAACAATTAGGAGCTATTGATCAATCAGGAAATCCAGCAATAGAGATTAGGTTAGGTGGAATATATGCCCTTGAACGAATCTCAACCGAATCTGAGAAAGACTACTGGCCGATTATAGAAATTTTAACTGCTTATGTTAGAAAGAATTCGAGTGTTGAAAATCAATCAAACGAAAATTTTCTGACAACTGGATATATATCCATGGATATTCAAGCTAATGAAAGTACACATAATGAAGTTCCCGAAGTAAATTCTTTGTCATTGGACATTGAAGCAGTTATTACAGTTCTTGGAAGAAGTAAACATAGATATATGGATAAAGAGTCTAAATGCCTTAATCTAAAGAATACGTTTTTTAAATGGTTAACACTTAAAGATGCTCATTTTGAAGGAACTAATTTTAGCAACGCCCATTTTGAAGGGGCTGTCCTTAAAAATGCCCATTTTGAACAAACGGATCTTTTCAGAGTTTATTTTGAACACGGTTTTCTAATAGAAGCTCATTTCGAACATGCTATCCTATAA